In Deinococcus puniceus, one genomic interval encodes:
- a CDS encoding transposase, whose amino-acid sequence MNPKEPRSRRLYSDILTCFSRSQHRASFEVFLDLLLDGSGHPLPERATVKSPSAISRFLNHAGWNTRQFCRVMRQHALQLLQDEWRSRPHQRPRLDLLVDLTSLEKRGKFADLDDWMHTFNSVHGVHLVVLYLCCGHLRLPWAVQIWRGKGTPSPAQLALKLLRTVSPELRSGNRRPRLHADGGFESMAFVQGVLAHGLDIVVGVRCTRKLEDGRQVRDLMVRGDLVKPQGLDQTMCISWVWLHRNKEPEQRFVMSDLNLGGVYLARVGKGRWRIEAFFKTIKGRFGLERFAQHSKQGVFRWWCLSTLAFLLCHVQDLDTPMTRPKVWPDWGALARTIRFSCVPEVRRRALLLELAALDAFQHAQIPLKV is encoded by the coding sequence GTGAACCCAAAAGAACCGCGCTCCAGACGCCTCTATTCTGACATCCTCACGTGCTTTTCAAGGTCGCAGCATCGGGCTTCGTTCGAAGTGTTCCTTGATCTGCTGCTGGATGGTTCTGGCCATCCCCTCCCCGAACGGGCCACCGTGAAATCACCCTCGGCCATCAGTCGGTTCCTCAATCACGCCGGGTGGAACACCCGGCAGTTCTGCCGGGTGATGCGTCAGCACGCCCTGCAACTGCTGCAAGACGAGTGGCGATCTCGGCCCCATCAGCGACCTCGACTCGACCTGTTGGTTGACTTGACCAGCCTCGAGAAGCGTGGCAAGTTCGCCGACTTGGACGACTGGATGCACACGTTCAACAGTGTTCATGGCGTCCATCTGGTCGTGCTGTACCTGTGTTGCGGTCATCTTCGTCTGCCCTGGGCGGTTCAGATCTGGCGGGGGAAGGGGACGCCTTCCCCCGCACAACTGGCTTTGAAGTTGCTCCGCACGGTGTCCCCTGAGCTGCGATCGGGGAACCGGCGTCCCCGTCTGCATGCGGATGGGGGGTTTGAGAGCATGGCGTTCGTCCAGGGTGTCCTCGCTCATGGCCTCGACATCGTGGTGGGGGTTCGCTGTACACGCAAGCTTGAGGATGGCCGTCAGGTGCGAGATCTCATGGTCAGAGGCGATCTGGTCAAGCCCCAAGGGCTTGACCAGACGATGTGCATCTCTTGGGTGTGGTTACACCGCAACAAGGAGCCGGAACAACGCTTTGTGATGTCGGACCTCAATCTCGGCGGCGTGTATCTCGCACGGGTCGGGAAAGGGCGCTGGAGGATAGAGGCGTTCTTCAAAACGATCAAGGGCCGCTTTGGACTGGAACGCTTTGCCCAACACAGCAAACAGGGCGTGTTCCGCTGGTGGTGTCTGTCCACCTTGGCCTTTTTGCTCTGTCATGTCCAAGACTTGGACACACCCATGACGAGACCCAAAGTCTGGCCGGATTGGGGAGCTTTAGCGAGAACCATACGGTTCTCGTGTGTTCCAGAAGTGCGTCGCAGAGCGCTTCTCCTAGAACTGGCTGCCCTCGATGCCTTCCAGCACGCACAAATCCCCCTCAAGGTTTAA
- a CDS encoding TetR/AcrR family transcriptional regulator, with product MTAPHPPTPLPDTTRTRIQTEAARLFVASGYHGVSMREVAEAVGVTKPALYHHYADKEALFLAMLDGTLAGLARLVAHAGEQQGIRAQLEVLVGDLVASAPAQRVGLQLAGELRHVSPERRATFEGEYRRVWMGGLTTLIETAAARGELRADLPPAVLTRALLALTYPLVTGAPPADPQGTARALLAVYLDGAAGQ from the coding sequence GTGACCGCCCCGCACCCGCCGACGCCCCTGCCCGACACCACCCGCACCCGCATTCAGACCGAGGCGGCGCGGCTGTTTGTCGCCAGCGGCTATCACGGCGTCAGCATGCGCGAGGTGGCCGAGGCGGTAGGCGTGACCAAGCCCGCGCTCTATCACCACTACGCCGACAAGGAAGCCCTGTTTCTGGCCATGCTGGACGGCACACTGGCGGGCTTGGCGCGGCTGGTGGCTCACGCGGGCGAGCAGCAGGGCATCCGGGCACAGTTGGAGGTGTTGGTGGGCGATTTGGTCGCCAGTGCTCCGGCCCAGCGCGTGGGCCTGCAACTGGCGGGCGAGCTGCGGCATGTATCGCCCGAACGCCGCGCCACCTTCGAGGGTGAATACCGCCGGGTGTGGATGGGCGGCCTGACCACGCTGATAGAAACGGCGGCGGCACGCGGCGAACTGCGTGCCGATTTGCCCCCAGCGGTACTGACGCGGGCGCTGCTGGCGCTGACCTACCCGCTGGTCACGGGCGCGCCGCCTGCCGATCCGCAGGGCACGGCGCGGGCGCTGCTGGCGGTGTATCTGGACGGGGCGGCGGGGCAGTGA